Genomic window (Polaromonas sp. JS666):
GTCGGTCTCGCGGCGCGCCGGCTTGCCGCACACCGGGCAGACGACACCCGCGTGAAAACCTTCGTGCCTGTGCAGCGGGTTGCCCGAGCCATCGGGCACGCAGTCCTGCGGCAGCACCACCGGCAGGTCTTTCTCGGGAACCGGCACGGCGCCGTGTTCATCGCAATGAATGATGGGGATGGGCGTACCCCAGTAGCGCTGGCGGCTGACGCCCCAGTCGCGCAGGCGCCAGGTGGTTTTCTTCTCGCCCAGGCCCTTGGCGGCCAGGTCGGCGGCCACGGCATCGACGCAGGCCTTCAAGCCCAGGCCGTCGTACTTGTCGGAGTTGATCGCCACGCCCTGCTGCTTGTCGCCGTACCAGTCCGCCCAGGCCTCCAGGCTGTAGGCCTGGCCTTTCACATCGGTCACCTGTTTGATGGGCAGGCCGTATTTTTTGGCGAACTCGAAATCACGTTCGTCATGCGCGGGCACGCCCATCACGGCGCCGTCGCCATAGCTCATGAGCACGTAGTTGCCGACCCAGACCTCGACCTGCTCGCCCGTCAGCGGGTGCGTCACAAAGAGGCCGGTGGGCTTGCCTTTTTTCTCCTGCGTGGCCAGCTCGGCCTCGGTGGTGCCGCCGGCCTTGCATTCCTCAATGAACGCGGCGAGCTGCGGATTCAGGGCGGCGGCATGCAGCGCCAGCGGGTGCTCGGGGGCGACCGCGCAGAAGGTGACGCCCATGATGGTGTCGGCTCGGGTGGTGAACACATACATCTTCCCGCCGCCGATCAGCGCGCCGGAGGCATCCCTGATGTCGTGCGTGAAGGCAAAGCGCACCCCTTCGCTTTTGCCGATCCAGTTTTCCTGCATCAGCCTGACACGCTCGGGCCAGCCCGGCAGCTGGTGCTGCACGTGGCCCAGCAGCTCTTCAGCGTAGTCGGTGATCTTCAGGTAGTAGCCGGGGATCTCGCGCTTTTCCACCGTCGCGCCGGTGCGCCAGCCCTTGCCGTCGATCACCTGCTCGTTGGCCAGCACGGTCTGGTCGACCGGGTCCCAGTTGACGACCTGGGTCTTGCGGTAGGCAATGCCTTTTTCCAGCATCTTCAAAAACAGCCACTGGTTCCACTTGTAGTAGCTTGGGTCACAGGTGGCCACCTCGCGGCTCCAGTCGATGGCCAGCCCCATCGCCTGCATCTGCTTTTTCATGTAGGCGATGTTGTCGTAGGTCCACTGCGCCGGTGGCACGCCGTTTTTCATCGCGGCGTTTTCGGCAGGCAGGCCGAAGGCATCCCAGCCCATGGGCATGAGCACGTTGTAGCCCTTCATGCGCAGGTAGCGCGTGAGCATGTCGTTGATGGTGTAGTTGCGCACATGGCCCATGTGCAGCTTGCCGCTCGGGTAGGGCAGCATGGAGCAGGCGTAGTACTTGCCCCTCGGCTTTTTGCCGCTGGTGTCTTCGGTGACGCGGTAGGCGTCCGCGGCGATCCATTGGGCTTGAGCGCTGCGCTCGACGTCGAGGTGGTTGTATTTGTCTTGCATGGGGATAGCGCCCGAAAGTTTGGCTTCCTTCGGTCGCACAATAAGTTCGGGCGGTAAAAGGGGCGGTTAACAACAGTGAAAAAAGCCGGGCAGCCCCGTCGCTTTTTCCAGATCTTCAGAAATGGTGGCTGGCCGTAATTTTACGGGCGCGCTGCGGGCTTGGGCTCGGCGACAAAACCGATGCGGCTGAGCCCGGCTTTTTGCGCCACACCCATCACCTCCACCACCCGGCCGTAGGGCACGGCCTCATCGGCGCGCAACTGCACCTCGGTATCGGGGTTGCGGCCCGCGGTTTGCGCCAGGTCCCGCGCCAGCTCGTCCAGCTTCACGGGCTTGTCGTTCAGAAAGACCTGGCCCGATTTGTCGACCACCAGCGTGACAAACCGGGGCACGTCACTCGACTGGGCCCCCTCGGCCTTGGGCAGGTCGAGCCGGATGGTGCTGGCCAGCAAGGGCGCCGTGATGATGAAAATGACCACCAGCACCAGCATCACGTCCACCAGCGGCGTGACATTGATATCGCTCATGGGCTGCGGGCCCTGGATGCGTTCGAGTCGGCCAAATCCCATGGTGCATGCGTTCCTGGTTTGAGGGCTCAGCCCCGATGGCCCGCCAGCAACTCCCGCAAATCGCGCGCAAACCCTTCCAGGTCGGCTTCGATGCGGCCAATGTGGCGGCCAAAGATGTTGTAGGCCAACACGGCGGGAATCGCGACCGCCAGGCCGGCGGCCGTCATGATGAGCGCCTCGCCCACCGGCCCCGAGACCTTGTCTATCGTGATCTGGCCAGCCGACGCGATGCCAATCAATGCATGGTAAATGCCCCAGACGGTGCCGAGCAGGCCCACGAACGGTGCAGTCGAGCCGACGGTAGCCAGCAAGACCTGGCCGAACTGCAGCTTGTGCAGGATGGCGTGCAGGGCATCGCGCAGCACGCGGGTTAGCTGCTGGGCGCGGTCGCCGGCAGCGCCCAGGGTGCCAATGGCCCTTAACTTCGTGGCATCAATCAAGGGCAACACCAACGCTTCACGGTCAAAAGCGGCAACTTTCTGGCTGGCCTCCTCGATCGACACCGACTGCCAGAAAACAGCGGTACTGCGCGCCACATCGCCCAGCGCGCGGTGCAGCAGCCAGGCCTTCCACAGGATCACCACCCAGCTGGCCACCGACATGGCCAGCAGCAGCACCGCGACCAGCTGGCTGACAACGCCGCCCTGGGTCATGAGGCTGAAGAAATTCATACCAGCCCTTCACGAGGAGATGGGGCTGAACTTGCTCGGGGCGGCCCTTCGCGGCGTTCGTTGGCCCCCACGCTTTTCACTGCGTGTAATGCGCTGCCCCCCAGGGGGGCTGAACTTGCTCGGGGCGGCCCTTCGCGGCGTTCGGCGGGGCTCATTTCAGGTTGAGGACGTCAAACATGTCAAACAGGCCGCTGGGCTGGCCGGCCAGGAAACGGGCGGCGCGCAGGCTGCCCTGCGCGTAGGTGGCCCGGCTCGATGACTTGTGGGTGATCTCGATGCGCTCGCCGGTGCCGGCAAACAGTACCGTGTGGTCACCCACGATGTCGCCGCCGCGGATGGTGGCAAAGCCGATGCTGGAGGGGTCGCGTTCGCCGGTGACGCCTTCGCGGGCGTAGACGGCGCAATCCTTCAGGTCGCGGCCCAGCGCGCCGGCAATCACTTCGCCCATCTTGAGGGCGGTGCCCGAGGGCGCATCCACCTTGTGGCGATGGTGGGCCTCAATGATTTCGATGTCGTAGCCTGTGGACAGCGCCCTGGCGGCCATCTCCAGCAGCTTGAGCGTGACGTTGACGCCCACGCTCATGTTGGGGGCCATGACGATGGCAATGTCTTTGGCGGCTGCGGCTATCTCGGCCTTCTGCGCTTCTGAAAAGCCGGTGGTGCCTATCACCAGCTTGACGCCGAGTTCACGGCACACCTTCAGGTGCGCCAGCGTGCCTTCGGGGCGGGTGAAATCGATCAGTACGCCAGCGTTTTGCAAACCCTGGCGGACATCGGCACTGATGGGAACACCGCTGGTCAGTCCGGAAAATGCCGCTGCATCCATACCGATGGCCGGGCTGGCGGCCACGTCGAGCGCGCCCGTCAGCAGGCAGTCGCTGCTGGCGCTCACCGCTTCAATCAGCATGTGGCCCATGCGGCCACTGGCGCCGGCTACCGCGATACGGTGGGGGCGAGCGTCCATCATGCCCCCGCTCACTGTTTCGGGCTTTCGAGCGGTGGGTAGACCGTGGTTTGCGGGCTTGCCGGCGGTGCGGCAACGGCGGCGGCAGACCCTGCGGCGGGCTTGGCAGCAGACGGCTTCTCGGCGGCCTTCAATTGCTCTTCGGTGGCTTCCAGCGGAGGGACTTTGCCCAGTTTGCGCTTGTTGTCCAGCTTGGCGATGAACTCCGCCTCGCTGGGCATGGCGTCGCCGGCAAAGCGCTCGAGCTGGTCACCGTTGAAGAACACGGTGTATTTGTAGGTCTGGGAGTCAACGCCTTGCCGCTTCAGCGTGAAGACATAGTCCCAGCGGTCGGCATGGAAAAGGCTCGCCATCAGGGGCGTACCGAGAACTGCCCGGACCTGGTCGCGGCTCATGCCGGGCCGCAGCTGCTCAACCTGCTCACTGGAGATGAAGTTGCCCTGGATCACATCCACCTTGTAGGGGGTCACCCAGTTGACCGGATTGATCGCGCTGCTGCAGGACGCCAGCACCGCGCATGCCAAGACGATGGAAGCTGTTTGGATGCTGTAATGATGATTTGCAGACATGGAATTGGGTGTAGCGATATGATTGATCATTGTAGCGGCTGGGTGCATCCCGACCCCGGATCCGGCCGCCAGGGGCCGTGCGCCCTGTCCCCGAAAGAGATTCCCATGAGCAACATTGACGAGTTAAAAAGCACCGGCCTCAAGGCCACCTTGCCGCGCCTGAAGATCCTGGAGATTTTTCAGGCTGGCAAGCAGCGCCACATGACGGCGGAAGACGTCTTCCGGGTACTGCTGGAAGACCGGTCGGATATCGGCCTAGCCACCGTCTACCGCGTGCTGACCCAGTTCGAGCAGGCGGGGCTGCTCAATCGCAGCAATTTCGAGTCGGGCAAGGCGGTCTACGAGATCAATGAAGGCCAGCACCACGACCACCTGGTGTGCCTGGATTGCGGCAAGGTTGAGGAGTTTTACGACGCCGAGATTGAAAAACGCCAGCATGCCGTGGCCAAGGCCAAGGGGTTTGCCATCGCCGACCACTCCCTCTCGATGTACGCCAATTGCACCAAGGACAACTGCCCCAACCGGGGAACCGCGCCCGTGCGCCATCACCACCACCACCTCTGAGTTTTCAGAGAAGAGGCCGTACCGGCCCAATCGGAACAGGCGCAGCCGGCTATTAATTCAGTGGCACATCAGCCCCCGAGGGGCTGGAGCCTGCGTGGGGGCTTTTCCCTCCAGCAGGGGCCGCGGAACCGGCTTAGCCGGGCCGCAGGCGCAGCGGCCCCCTCGGGGGGCAGCGAAGCACTCGCAGTGGCGGGCGTGGGGGCTCAATCATCCTGCTCCATCGCCTTGCGATGCCGCTCCACGAACTCCTGGTAGGTATTGATGCCGCGCAGCTGCAGGATGGCATTGCGCACGGCGGCCTCTACCAGCACGGCGATGTTGCGGCCGGCTTCCACCTGGATGATGACCTTGCGCACGGGAATCCCCAGCACGTCCTGGGTCAGCGGCTCGTAGGGGATGCGCTCGTAGTCGCGCTCCAGGGTCTCGCGGCGCACCAGGTGGACGATCATCTTCAGGCGCATCTTGCGGCGAACCGCCGTCTCGCCAAAAATTGCCTTGATGTCCAGCAGGCCAATCCCCCGCACTTCGAGCAGGTTTTGCAGCAACTCGGGGCAGCGCCCCTCAATCGTGGTCTGGTTGATGCGGTAAAGATCCACCGCGTCGTCAGCCACCAGGCCATGCCCCCGCGAAATCAGCTCCAGCCCCAGCTCGCTTTTGCCCAGACCGGACTCGCCGGTGATCATGACGCCCATGCCCAGAATGTCCATGAAGACACCGTGCATGGAGGTGCGGTCGGCAAAGTGCTTGGACAGGTAGGCCCGCAACACGTCAATCACGAAGGCGGCCGACTCCGGCGTGGCAAACATCGGCAGCTGTGCGCGCTCGCACATCGACAGCAAGGTGTCGGGCGCCGTCTGGTCGTCGGCCACCACCAGCACCGGCGGCTCCAGCGTGATGATGCGGGAGATGCGACGGGCACAGTCGTCGGGACTCTCGTTGGTCAGGTAAGCGACTTCGCGCTCGCCGAGGATCTGCACGCGGTAAGGGTGGATGTAGTTGAGGTAGCCCACCAGGTCGGCGCCGGAGCGCGCTGCGCGCACGGCCACTTCGTCAAAACGCCTTTCGGAGGCGCCCAGGCCAGCCACCCACTGCCACTTCAGGGCGGCGCGGTGGTCCTCAAACAGAACGTCTGCGCTGACAACGGTGGGCTTCATGCCGGCCTGTTACTCAAGATCACGACTCAAACCGCCCCAACCTAGGAGCTGACTTCATGGACAGAGTGCCACGATGCAATCAGGTGGTGTAGCGCCGCAGCATCCGTGCTCGTCTTGAGCTGCTCGCGCAGCGTGCTGTCACTGAGCAGCTCGGCAATTTCAGAGAGGATTTCAAGGTGTTTTTGCGTGGCGGCCTCCGGCACCAGCAGAAAAATCAGCAAACCGACGGGCTGCTCATCGGGCGCATCGAAACCGATGGGGGCCTGCAGCTGGAAAACTGCGGCCATCGGGGCCTTCAGGCCCTTGATGCGGCCATGCGGAATGGCCACGCCATGGCCAAGACCGGTCGAGCCCAGGCGCTCACGCGCGAACAGGCTGTCGGTGATCAGCGCGCGATTCAGACCGTGCTGGTTCTCAAACAACAGACCGGCTTCTTCAAAAGCACGCTTTTTGCTGGTTGCTTCAACACTGACCAGCACTTGAGAGGGGGGCAAAATTTGCGAAAGACGGTTCATAACGATCTTTTAGTCGCCGAATTATGCACTTTACAGCGGGTTTGAAGGCAGAAGGGGCATAAAAAAGCCGCTTGCGCGTACAAGCGGCTCGTCAGAACACACACTAACTTACCCAATGACACAAGGGGTGCCCGAAGGGCAGGGCCAAGTGCCAACGACGGGCTGCCTTTCGGCGCAACCCCGCGGGAGTCAGGCTTGTCGCTTGGCGGCAACGTGGTGGTGATCCTTGGTTTTGGTTTTGTAGCGCCCGACCTGACGGTCAAGCTTGTCAGTCAATTCATCAACGGCGGCGTAAAGATCAGCGTGAGAACTCTCGGCAAACAGATCGCGGCCCTTGACATGCACATTGCATTCGGCCCGCTGGCGTCTTTCCTTTTCCTTCATGTTGTCCACTGTCAACAGGACTTTTACATCTACTACCTGGTCGAAGTGCCGGGT
Coding sequences:
- a CDS encoding ExbD/TolR family protein, producing MGFGRLERIQGPQPMSDINVTPLVDVMLVLVVIFIITAPLLASTIRLDLPKAEGAQSSDVPRFVTLVVDKSGQVFLNDKPVKLDELARDLAQTAGRNPDTEVQLRADEAVPYGRVVEVMGVAQKAGLSRIGFVAEPKPAARP
- the fur gene encoding ferric iron uptake transcriptional regulator → MSNIDELKSTGLKATLPRLKILEIFQAGKQRHMTAEDVFRVLLEDRSDIGLATVYRVLTQFEQAGLLNRSNFESGKAVYEINEGQHHDHLVCLDCGKVEEFYDAEIEKRQHAVAKAKGFAIADHSLSMYANCTKDNCPNRGTAPVRHHHHHL
- the hprK gene encoding HPr(Ser) kinase/phosphatase; the encoded protein is MKPTVVSADVLFEDHRAALKWQWVAGLGASERRFDEVAVRAARSGADLVGYLNYIHPYRVQILGEREVAYLTNESPDDCARRISRIITLEPPVLVVADDQTAPDTLLSMCERAQLPMFATPESAAFVIDVLRAYLSKHFADRTSMHGVFMDILGMGVMITGESGLGKSELGLELISRGHGLVADDAVDLYRINQTTIEGRCPELLQNLLEVRGIGLLDIKAIFGETAVRRKMRLKMIVHLVRRETLERDYERIPYEPLTQDVLGIPVRKVIIQVEAGRNIAVLVEAAVRNAILQLRGINTYQEFVERHRKAMEQDD
- a CDS encoding outer membrane protein assembly factor BamE, with product MSANHHYSIQTASIVLACAVLASCSSAINPVNWVTPYKVDVIQGNFISSEQVEQLRPGMSRDQVRAVLGTPLMASLFHADRWDYVFTLKRQGVDSQTYKYTVFFNGDQLERFAGDAMPSEAEFIAKLDNKRKLGKVPPLEATEEQLKAAEKPSAAKPAAGSAAAVAAPPASPQTTVYPPLESPKQ
- the ptsN gene encoding PTS IIA-like nitrogen regulatory protein PtsN, whose product is MNRLSQILPPSQVLVSVEATSKKRAFEEAGLLFENQHGLNRALITDSLFARERLGSTGLGHGVAIPHGRIKGLKAPMAAVFQLQAPIGFDAPDEQPVGLLIFLLVPEAATQKHLEILSEIAELLSDSTLREQLKTSTDAAALHHLIASWHSVHEVSS
- the dapB gene encoding 4-hydroxy-tetrahydrodipicolinate reductase; this translates as MMDARPHRIAVAGASGRMGHMLIEAVSASSDCLLTGALDVAASPAIGMDAAAFSGLTSGVPISADVRQGLQNAGVLIDFTRPEGTLAHLKVCRELGVKLVIGTTGFSEAQKAEIAAAAKDIAIVMAPNMSVGVNVTLKLLEMAARALSTGYDIEIIEAHHRHKVDAPSGTALKMGEVIAGALGRDLKDCAVYAREGVTGERDPSSIGFATIRGGDIVGDHTVLFAGTGERIEITHKSSSRATYAQGSLRAARFLAGQPSGLFDMFDVLNLK
- the hpf gene encoding ribosome hibernation-promoting factor, HPF/YfiA family gives rise to the protein MNLTISGHHLEVTPALRGYVTSKLDRITRHFDQVVDVKVLLTVDNMKEKERRQRAECNVHVKGRDLFAESSHADLYAAVDELTDKLDRQVGRYKTKTKDHHHVAAKRQA
- the leuS gene encoding leucine--tRNA ligase — its product is MQDKYNHLDVERSAQAQWIAADAYRVTEDTSGKKPRGKYYACSMLPYPSGKLHMGHVRNYTINDMLTRYLRMKGYNVLMPMGWDAFGLPAENAAMKNGVPPAQWTYDNIAYMKKQMQAMGLAIDWSREVATCDPSYYKWNQWLFLKMLEKGIAYRKTQVVNWDPVDQTVLANEQVIDGKGWRTGATVEKREIPGYYLKITDYAEELLGHVQHQLPGWPERVRLMQENWIGKSEGVRFAFTHDIRDASGALIGGGKMYVFTTRADTIMGVTFCAVAPEHPLALHAAALNPQLAAFIEECKAGGTTEAELATQEKKGKPTGLFVTHPLTGEQVEVWVGNYVLMSYGDGAVMGVPAHDERDFEFAKKYGLPIKQVTDVKGQAYSLEAWADWYGDKQQGVAINSDKYDGLGLKACVDAVAADLAAKGLGEKKTTWRLRDWGVSRQRYWGTPIPIIHCDEHGAVPVPEKDLPVVLPQDCVPDGSGNPLHRHEGFHAGVVCPVCGKPARRETDTMDTFVDSSWYYMRYCDPKNDQQMVAGGADYWMPMDQYIGGIEHAILHLLYARFWTKVMRDLGLVKIDEPFTKLLTQGMVLNHIYSRKGDKGGIEYFWPSEVEDIHDAAGKVTGAKRKSDGLLVNYEGVGTMSKSKNNGVDPQDLIERYGADTARLYTMFTAPPEATLEWNDAAVEGSYRFLRRVWNFGVKLSAAKTAAAAAQAAGFVAEYGKEAKELRREIHTVLKQIDYDYQRMQYNTVVSGNMKLLNALENFTNDGAAGSHKALHESFGILLRCLYPATPHLAHALWSELGYAAQQGDLLDAPWPEVDSGALQQDVIELVLQVNGKLRGSVTVPAGADKATIEAAALASEAFLKQAAGAPAKKVIVVPGRLVNIVV
- a CDS encoding MotA/TolQ/ExbB proton channel family protein — encoded protein: MNFFSLMTQGGVVSQLVAVLLLAMSVASWVVILWKAWLLHRALGDVARSTAVFWQSVSIEEASQKVAAFDREALVLPLIDATKLRAIGTLGAAGDRAQQLTRVLRDALHAILHKLQFGQVLLATVGSTAPFVGLLGTVWGIYHALIGIASAGQITIDKVSGPVGEALIMTAAGLAVAIPAVLAYNIFGRHIGRIEADLEGFARDLRELLAGHRG